In Sphingomonas phyllosphaerae, one DNA window encodes the following:
- a CDS encoding primosomal protein N', whose translation MSSRARVIVLNSALGPLDYRVPHGMTVEPGSVVVAPLGPRQLLGVAWEAERMPSDAEVGDNRLRNLLAVADVPPLRAALRRLIEWTADYYLAPPAAVVRMALSSTAALEGGRSVVEYRATGHVPERLTTQREQALERIGDRQGLIRELATIADVSDAVIRGLVKVGALEGVPVDIDSPYPVPDPDHAPPTLSDDQRAAAATLVDGVTAAAFRPTLLDGVTGSGKTEVYFEAVAAAIRAGKQVLVLLPEIALTEPFLRRFHDRFGCEPVAWHSGLRATQRRRAWRAIASGEARVTVGARSALFLPYADLGLIVVDEAHETSFKQEDGVHYHARDVAVMRGLFEACPVILASATPAIETRHQVALGKYAEVKLPGRFGVAQLPTIEAIDLIAEPPERGRWISPRLVKAMAEALERHEQSLLFLNRRGYAPLTLCRTCGHRFQCPNCTAWMVEHRLTRRLACHHCGHIEPVPRLCPECQNEDTLVACGPGVERIADEVAALFPEARTAVVTSDTIWSPAKAAEFVARMEAGDIDIVVGTQLVTKGYHFPNLTLVGVIDADLGLDGGDLRAAERTFQQIRQVSGRAGRGAKPGRVYIQTHSPKAQVMQALITGDADAFYAAENEAREDAGAPPFGRYAAIIVSSEDQGAAHDTARAIGRAAPRAEGMEVYGPAPAPLAMLRGRHRFRLLVHARRALDVQDVIRDWLGALDWPAKVRVAVDVDPYSFL comes from the coding sequence ATGTCCTCCCGCGCGCGCGTCATCGTCCTGAACTCCGCCCTCGGCCCGCTCGATTACCGCGTGCCGCACGGCATGACGGTCGAGCCGGGGTCGGTGGTGGTCGCGCCGCTCGGCCCGCGCCAGTTGCTCGGCGTCGCATGGGAAGCGGAGCGGATGCCGTCCGATGCGGAGGTCGGCGACAATCGCCTCCGCAACCTGCTCGCGGTCGCCGACGTACCGCCGCTACGCGCAGCCCTGCGGCGGCTGATCGAATGGACCGCCGATTACTACCTCGCCCCGCCCGCCGCGGTCGTGCGAATGGCCTTGTCCTCGACCGCCGCGCTGGAGGGCGGGCGCAGCGTCGTCGAATATCGCGCGACCGGCCATGTGCCCGAGCGGCTGACCACCCAGCGCGAACAGGCGCTCGAGCGGATCGGCGACCGCCAGGGGCTGATCCGTGAGCTGGCGACGATCGCCGACGTCAGCGATGCGGTGATCCGCGGGCTGGTCAAGGTCGGTGCGCTCGAAGGGGTCCCGGTCGATATCGACAGCCCCTATCCGGTCCCCGATCCCGATCACGCGCCACCGACGCTGTCCGACGACCAACGCGCCGCCGCCGCGACGCTGGTCGATGGCGTCACCGCCGCCGCCTTCCGCCCGACGCTGCTCGACGGCGTGACCGGTTCGGGCAAGACCGAGGTCTATTTCGAGGCCGTGGCCGCGGCGATCCGCGCCGGCAAGCAGGTGCTGGTGCTGCTTCCCGAAATCGCGTTGACCGAGCCGTTCCTCAGGCGCTTTCACGACCGCTTCGGCTGCGAGCCGGTGGCGTGGCACAGCGGGCTGCGCGCGACGCAGCGCCGCCGCGCGTGGCGTGCGATCGCCAGCGGCGAGGCGCGGGTGACGGTCGGTGCGCGCTCGGCCTTGTTCCTCCCGTATGCCGATCTCGGGCTGATCGTCGTCGACGAGGCGCACGAAACCAGCTTCAAGCAGGAAGACGGCGTCCATTATCACGCGCGCGACGTCGCGGTGATGCGCGGGCTGTTCGAGGCGTGCCCGGTGATCCTCGCCAGCGCCACCCCGGCGATCGAAACGCGGCACCAGGTCGCGCTCGGCAAATATGCCGAGGTGAAGCTGCCGGGACGCTTCGGCGTCGCGCAGCTGCCGACGATCGAGGCGATCGACCTGATCGCCGAACCGCCCGAACGCGGACGCTGGATCAGCCCAAGGCTGGTCAAGGCGATGGCGGAAGCGCTCGAGCGCCACGAACAGTCGCTGCTCTTCCTCAACCGCCGCGGCTATGCGCCGCTGACCCTGTGCCGGACGTGCGGGCATCGCTTCCAATGCCCCAATTGCACCGCGTGGATGGTCGAGCATCGCCTGACCCGCCGGCTCGCCTGCCATCATTGCGGGCATATCGAGCCGGTGCCGCGGCTGTGCCCCGAGTGCCAGAACGAGGATACGTTGGTCGCGTGCGGCCCCGGCGTCGAGCGGATCGCCGACGAGGTCGCGGCGCTGTTCCCCGAGGCGCGCACCGCGGTCGTCACCTCCGACACGATCTGGAGCCCCGCCAAGGCCGCCGAGTTCGTCGCGCGGATGGAAGCGGGCGACATCGACATCGTCGTCGGCACGCAATTGGTGACCAAGGGCTATCACTTCCCCAATCTGACGCTGGTCGGGGTGATCGACGCCGACCTTGGGCTCGACGGCGGCGACCTGCGCGCGGCGGAGCGGACCTTTCAGCAGATCCGGCAGGTATCGGGGCGCGCCGGGCGCGGCGCAAAACCCGGCCGTGTCTATATCCAGACGCACAGCCCCAAGGCGCAGGTAATGCAGGCGTTGATCACCGGCGACGCCGACGCCTTCTATGCGGCGGAAAACGAGGCGCGCGAAGACGCCGGCGCGCCGCCGTTCGGCCGCTACGCCGCGATCATCGTGTCGAGCGAGGATCAGGGCGCGGCGCACGACACCGCGCGCGCGATCGGCCGCGCCGCGCCGCGTGCCGAGGGGATGGAAGTCTACGGCCCCGCCCCCGCCCCGCTGGCGATGCTGCGCGGGCGGCATCGCTTTCGGCTACTGGTTCACGCCCGCCGCGCGCTCGACGTACAGGACGTGATCCGCGACTGGCTCGGCGCGCTGGATTGGCCCGCCAAGGTTCGCGTCGCGGTCGACGTCGATCCGTACAGCTTTCTTTGA
- a CDS encoding protein phosphatase 2C domain-containing protein: MHFDLIQSLSLCGDVATPNDDRAGCGVDRAWVIDGATDLSPPGLLGAQGGAAWLAATADAAFATAATETLRETCAHVFATVEARYAAQRRRAPEGAWEWPRAAFAAVQLIGDMLEVAWAADCAVLHASGEAVAWCTPAPDRSPESARAAALGPGIGATKLRTPAVLADRRAARAQPGQRAMSIDAAESARAMELTRVAVTPGDDLLLMSDGMAALIDSYAVYDAAGLVAALRSRGLAALGEELRAIEHEDAACTRYPRFKASDDATALWVRVGE, translated from the coding sequence ATGCATTTCGACCTGATCCAGTCGCTCAGCCTGTGCGGCGACGTCGCCACGCCCAATGACGATCGTGCCGGGTGCGGCGTCGATCGCGCATGGGTGATCGATGGCGCGACCGATCTGTCGCCGCCCGGGTTGCTGGGGGCGCAGGGCGGCGCGGCGTGGCTGGCGGCGACCGCCGATGCGGCATTCGCGACGGCTGCGACCGAAACGCTGCGCGAGACGTGCGCGCACGTGTTCGCGACCGTGGAGGCGCGTTATGCCGCCCAACGGCGGCGCGCGCCGGAGGGGGCATGGGAATGGCCACGCGCCGCCTTCGCGGCGGTGCAACTGATCGGCGACATGCTCGAGGTCGCGTGGGCGGCGGATTGCGCGGTGCTGCACGCGTCGGGCGAGGCGGTGGCGTGGTGTACGCCTGCGCCGGACCGGTCGCCCGAAAGCGCGCGGGCGGCGGCGCTGGGGCCGGGGATCGGCGCGACGAAGCTGCGCACGCCGGCGGTGCTGGCCGACCGGCGCGCCGCGCGTGCGCAGCCGGGGCAGCGCGCGATGAGCATCGACGCGGCGGAAAGCGCGCGTGCGATGGAGCTGACGCGGGTCGCGGTGACGCCGGGCGACGATCTGCTGCTGATGAGCGACGGCATGGCGGCGCTGATCGATTCCTATGCGGTGTATGATGCGGCCGGGCTGGTTGCGGCGTTGCGGTCGCGCGGGTTGGCGGCGCTGGGGGAAGAGCTGCGCGCGATCGAGCACGAGGATGCCGCCTGCACACGCTATCCGCGCTTCAAGGCGAGCGACGATGCGACCGCCTTGTGGGTGCGGGTGGGGGAATAA